Sequence from the Leptodactylus fuscus isolate aLepFus1 unplaced genomic scaffold, aLepFus1.hap2 HAP2_SCAFFOLD_182, whole genome shotgun sequence genome:
GGGGTATAATCTAGCCTAGACCACTTTAACCCCGGGTATAGTCTGGCCTGAGGGTATACTCTGGCCTGTTACACCGGGGTTGTTTTCTCAGAGAGGTGGCATCTGGGGAGCTCCCTCTAAATACTGGGCCTTCCCTTATACACGGTACGGTATATATTGTGACCCCTGTGCAGGAttggagaggaggtagaggtctCCCAAATTCCCTTCATATGTGATACAAGCCCTCACCTGCTAAGTAATTCATGAGAGACTAGGAGGGGGCGGGTAGTAAGAGAGGCTAGGAGGGGGTGGGTAGTAAGAGAGGCTAGGAGGGGGTGGGTAGTAAGAGAGGCTAGGAGGGGGCGGGTAGTAAGAGAGGCTAGGAGGGGCCGGGTAGTAAGAGAGGCTAGGAGGGGGCGGGTAGTAAGAGAGGCTAGGAGGGGGTGGGTAGTAAGAGAGGCTAGGAGGGGGCGGGTAGTAAGAGAGGCTAGGAGGGGCCGGGTAGTAAGAGAGGCTAGGAGGGGGCGGGAAGTAAGAGAGGCTAGGAGGGGGCAGGTATTAAGAGAGGCTAGGAGGGGGCAGGTAGTAAGAGAGGCTAGGAGGGGCCGGGTAGTAAGAGAGGCTAGGAGGGGGGCGGGTAGTAAGAGAGGCTAGGAGGGGCCGGGTAGTAAGAGAGGCTAGGAGGGGCCGGGTAGTAAGAGAGGCTAGGAGGGGGCGGGAAGTAAGAGAGGCTAGGAGGGGGCAGGTATTAAGAGAGGCTAGGAGGGGGCAGGTAGTAAGAGAGGCTAGGAGGGGGTGGGTAGTAAGAGAGGCTAGGAGGGGGCGGGTAGTAAGAGAGGCTAGGAGGGGCCGGGTAGTAAGAGAGGCTAGGAGGGGGCGGGTATTAAGAGAGGCTAGGAGGGGGCGGGTAGTAAGAGAGGCTAGGAGGGGCCGGGTAGTAAGAGAGGCTAGGAGGGGGGCGGGTAGTAAGAGAGGCTAGGAGGGGGCGGGTAGTAAGAGAGGCTAGGAGGGGGCGGGTAGTAAGAGAGGCTAGGAGGGGGCGGGTAGTAAGAGAGGCTAGGAGGGGGCGGGTATTAAGAGAGGCTAGGAGGGGGCGGGTATTAAGAGAGGCAAGGAGGGGGCAGGTATTAAGAGGCTAGGAGGGGGGCGGGTATTAAGAGAGGCTAGGAGGGGGCGGGGTAGTAAGAGAGGCTAGGAGGGGGCGGGTAGTAAGGGAGGCTAGGAGGGGGCGGGTATTAAGAGAAGCTAGGAGGGGGCGGGTAGTAAGAGAGGCTAGGAGGGGGCAGGTATTTAGGAGAGACTAGGAGGGGGCGGGAATTAGGAGAGGCTAGTAGGGGATGGGTATTTAGGAGAGACTAGGAGGAGGCGGGAATTGGGAGAGGCTATTAAAGGGTGGGTATTTATGAGAGACTAAGAGGGGGCAGGTATTTAGTAGAGACTAGGAAGGGGTGTTGTTTAGGAGAAACCAGGAGGTGTCTGTGTGAGCGACACATAAAAGCACATGATTGCTGGGTGTTGTGGTGTTTGTGAGTAGGAAGGAagaagctctccagctgctagctAGTGTTACAGGTTAGTAAGTGCTGGATGGCTCAGGATTTTCCTTTGttgctgttttgttttattttctctaTACCTACAACTGTATCAATAAATCCTGACAcgtatgtgtcctgtatgtatCCAGTATATTCCACATGAATTTGTGTCTCTTGTAGTTCTTCTTCAGGTCTGTACCAGTGTGAGCAGTAAACTCAGTATTGACGTCATTCCCCCAAGGCCCAAGACTGGAGACACGGTCACCCTTAGCGTTATTGGCGTTGATGGGAAAATCCTCTTTGCGTCGTGGTATCGAGGACTGAGCACCAGCGCAACAGACCAGATCCTCACCTACGTCAATGGGAAGGACATACCAGGCGATAAATACATCTGGGGTGCAAGCTGTCGGCAGAACGGGTCATTAGTCATTCAGAATTTCCAGGTTGGGTTAAGCGGTGAATACACAGTCCAGATACAGACGAACCGGACTCTGCAAGATGGACAAGTGACCATAAGTGGTGAGATTTTGAATAAGTGTATGGATTGTTCTTGGTGGTTGTTTAGTGATATTACAGTCCTGTGTATaagttagtgcccccctattaatagttgtaaatattctggtgtttgccatgtcagtctgatctctctaataactgatggacacagtaatatttcaggattggaatgaggtttattgtactaacagagaatgtgcaatatgcattacaccaaaatgtgaccggtgcagaagTCTGGGCGCCCCAACAGaacagtgccagtaatatttagtagctcctcctccttttgcctctagtcgcttcctgttgctgttaatcagttcatggatcctggatgaagggattttggaccattcctctttacaaaacaattcaagttcagttcagtgtgatggtggccgagcatggacagcccgcttcagatcatcccacagatgttcaatgatattcaggtctggggactgggatggccattccagaacattgtaattgttcctctgcatgaatgcctgaggatttggagcagtgttttggatcattgtcttgctgaaatatccatccccggcgtaacttcaacttcgacactgattcttgaacattattctcaagaatctgctgatactgagtggaatccatgcgactctcaactttaccaagattcccggtgccggcattggccacacagccccaaagcatgatggaacctccaccaaatcttacagtgggtagcatgtgtttttcttggaatgctgtttttttggatgccatgcataacgcctttttgtataaccaaacaactcaatctttgttccatcagtccacaggaccttcttccacaatgaagctgccttgtccaaatgtgctttttcatacctcaggcaactctatttgtggcgtacgtgcagaaacggcttctttctcatcactctcccatacagcttctatttgtgcaaagtgcgctgtatagttaccgatgcacagtgacaccatctgcagcaagatgatgctgcagctctttggaggtgtctgtggattgtccttgactgttctcaccattcttcttctctgcctttctgatatttttcttggcctgccacttctgggcttaacaagaactgtccctgtgctcttccatttccttactatgttcctcacagtggaaactgacaggttaaatctctgagacaactttgtgtctccttcccctgaacaactatgtggaacaatctttgtttgcAGATCAttagagagcgggctgtccatgctcggccaccatcaaactgaactgaatgagaattgtaaagagaaatggtccaaaatcccttcatccaggaactgattaacagcaacaggaagcgactagaggcaaaaggaggagctacgaaatattactggcactcttCTGTGGGGGCGCCCAGActtctgcaccggtcacattttagtgtaatgcatattgcgcattttctgttagtacaataaacctcattccaatcctgaaatattactgtgtccatcagttattagatatatcaaactgacatggcaaacaccaaaatatttacagcgattaataggggggcactaactttttcataggactgtatatgtgcacagtatgacggTATTCAGGGCACACATTGTATAAAAATATCAGTCATAtatagtgtgggggagggggaggtggcTGGGTAACAGCAGTGGTGcgacacaaaatgcagcaaagtggtttatatagaaaaacaggaaagtaaataaaccttcacttcaggcacaaaatgaacaaaataaaataattccctgctcgtctgagccactaactaacAGACCTaatacctaactatacatgtgcctCATTACCAGCCACATGGACAagacaggagcaatatagtgtcactggactcagggttacaggacagacccggcgcctcctctcacctcatggaactgccctgcaatgtaagagctgcagccttttatgggtcagtaatgagcccgggatctgcccctgtgctgaggctcctctagatctgcccctgtgctgaggctcctccagatctgcccctgtgctgaggctactccagatctgcccctgtgctgaggctcctccagatctgcccctgtgctgaggctcctccagatctgcccctgtgctgaggctactccagatctgcccctgtgctgaggctcctctagatctgcccctgtgctgaggctcctccagatctgcccctgtgctgaggctactccagatctgcccctgtgctgaggctcctccagatctgcccctgtgctgaggctcctccagatctgcccctgtgctgaggctactccagatctgcccctgtgctgaggctcctccagatctgcccctgtgctgaggctactccagatctgcccctgtgcggaggctactccagatctgcccctgtgctgaggctactccagatctgcccctgtgctgaggctactccagatctgcccctgtgctgaggctactccagttTTCCCCCAGACCTCACATATGTCAGAGaactgggggagatatagtgggaccccagcactctgcctgtcacctcctcagtatatatacagggtgtctcaAAAAACTGTAtagacattttagcagctgataactcaatgaTTTCTTCTCCTtccagactgagcccattacaccgagtgacggcatactgtacagactgagcccgttacaccgagtgacggcatactgtacagactgagcccgttacaccgagtgacggcatactgtacagactgatcccattacaccgagtgacggcatactgtacagactgatcccattacaccgagtgacggcatactgtacagactgagcccattacaccgagtgacggcatactgtacagactgagcccgttacaccgagtgacggcatactgtacagactgagcccattacaccgagtgacggcatactgtacagactgagcccgttacaccgagtgacggcatactgtacagactgagcccattacaccgagtgacggcatactgtacagactgagcccgttacaccgagtgacggcatactgtacagactgagcccattacaccgagtgacggcatactgtacagactgagcccattacaccgagtgacggcatactgtacagactgagcccgttacaccgagtgacggcatactgtacagactgagcccattacaccgagtgacggcatactgtacagacggagcccattacaccgagtgacggcatactgtacagactgagcccgttacaccgagtgacggcatactgtacagactgatcccattacaccgagtgacggcatactgtacagactgatcccattacaccgagtgacggcatactgtacagactgagcccattacaccgagtgacggcatactgtacagactgagcccattacaccgagtgacggcatactgtacagactgagcccattacaccgagtgacggcatactgtacagacggagcccattacaccgagtgacggcatactgtacagactgagcccgttacaccgagtgacggcataatgTACAGACTGatcccattacaccgagtgacggcatactgtacagactgagcccattacaccgagtgacggcatactgtacagactgagcccattacaccgagcgacggcatactgtacagactgagcccgttACACCGagcgacggcatactgtacagactgagcccgttACACCGagcgacggcatactgtacagactgagcccgttACACCGagcgacggcatactgtacagactgagcccgttacaccgagtgacggcatactgtacagactgagcccattacaccgagtgacggcatactgtacagactgagcccgttacaccgagtgacggcatactgtacagactgagcccattacaccgagtgacggcatactgtacagactgagccattacaccgagtgacggcatactgtacagactgaaccattacaccgagtgacggcatactgtacagactgagcccattacaccgagtgacggcatactgtacagactgaaccattacaccgagtgacgacatactgtacagactgagcccattacgccgagtgacggcatactgtacagactgatcccattacaccgagtgacggcatactgtacagactgagcccatta
This genomic interval carries:
- the LOC142187304 gene encoding cell adhesion molecule CEACAM16-like; its protein translation is MSGRRSSLLGGFVLAVLLQVCTSVSSKLSIDVIPPRPKTGDTVTLSVIGVDGKILFASWYRGLSTSATDQILTYVNGKDIPGDKYIWGASCRQNGSLVIQNFQVGLSGEYTVQIQTNRTLQDGQVTISGVGFLVLSPFTVLSGLLLFSAANYL